One Stratiformator vulcanicus genomic window, GACCCCGGCGATCCCAAACTGCTGCAACTGCTCTCGCATGTCGAACTCAATGACGGTCGCACCGCCGTGCGAATGGTGACGGTCGACAGTCGGACCGGCCGTGTGGTCGCCCATCAATTGTGGCGCCCCGAGGGTGATCTTATCGCGCAGGCGTTCTTGAACGATTATCGGCCGGATGATGAGACCGGTTTGGAATTGCCGCGACATATCCGCATTGAGTGGCCCGAAGCGGACACCGACATGACGCTGAAGATCGGCGAGATCGAGGTCAATCCGACGAGCGTTCCTGAGTCGACGTGGTCGCTTCCAAAGATGGCCGATTACCCCGAGTTTGATCTCGCTGCGGGTCAGATGCCGGTCGTGCGGTAACTCCATCCCCGCGGGGTTTCGTTATTTGTTGGTGGTGAGAGGCTTCTAGGTGAGCGTGTTCTAAGGTCCCTTGCTTGCGCTGCGGGCTTGTGGGCGTTTTAGGGTTCGATTTTTCGAGCGACGTTTCGCAGGGCCTCGACATATTCCAGCATCGTCTGGAACCGCTCGTCCGCGTTCTTTGAAAGGGCTTTTAAGGCGATTTCTGATGCTTCCGGGGGAATGTCGTATTGGGGCGACTTCTCGTGCGGAGGCGTCGGCGGCTCGTGGATGATGCGGTCAAAGGTTTCGCGAATATTGCGGCCGCGGAACGGCTCGTGAATCGCGAGCGCTTCGTAGAGCACAATTCCCGCCCCGAAGATGTCAGACCGTTCGTCGAGGTAGCGGTGTCCGAGGACTTGCTCGGGCGACATATATAGGGGCGTTCCGACGAGCTGCCCCGCCTGAGTTAATGTTCTGAGTTGTTGCGTGACTTCGATCGATTCATCCCAGGGAACTGCATCGGGGTCTTTCGGGTCCCGCTGGAAGTCATCGTAGTGACCCCAGACCTTGGCGATGCCCCAATCGAGCAGGATGACCTGCCCGTACTCGCCGACCCAGATGTTCTCCGGCTTGACATCGCGATGTACGACCCCGAGGGCGTGGGCGTAGGCGAGGGCGAGACACGCATCGGCCACGACCTCGATACGACGGCCGACCGGATATTCCTCGATCGTCTGCTCATCGCCCTGCGCAATTTTCTTCAGGATTTCGTGGAAGTTCTCCCCGTAAATCCGCTTCATGGTGAAGAAGGTATGGCCTTCGTCGTCCCGACCGAGGTCATAGACCGGAACCGTATTCGGGTGCTGCAGTTGAGCCGTGACGCGCGCTTCGCGCAGGAACCGTCGCTGCTCCTGCTCATCTTCGGCGAACTTGGGGAGCAGCCGTTTCATCACCACCGTGCGACCGATGATGCGGTCATAGCATTCGGTGAGCAGGGCTTTGCCGCCTCGGGCCATCTCCTGAAAATCGGTGTACTTTTCGAACTCGCCCACGTTACCCGGGGGCAAGTTGGGATCGGTTCCGGAGAGAATGATTCCTGAACGGGGAGCAGTGCGGCTCATGAATCCCTCGCGTCGGGCGACATCGTCGATGGACCGGTTCGGTGCGGCCGGTCGTATGGAGGATCGAGCATACCGCTAACCGTCCATTGAGGCACGACTGGGTCGCAAACTGCTCGACTGACGCGTCGCTGACAGTCACATTTTGATGGAGGAATTTCCTCGGTATTTCCCTGACGCTCCGCTCCGGTACGGCCTTTGCGACCTCGGGATTTTGATGAGTATTCCACCTCCCGCCGTTGTAATTATTGCAAAAAGCGACGACGATATGAGAGCGAGTTGCACGGTAAGGTGGCAGTGATTGCTCAAGGTGCGGGCACGACCCGCGGTTCTAAGCCCCGCGTTCGATTTTCGGAAAGTGAGACGACGGTAGATGAGCAGCAAGACGAAACTTGAGTACATCTGGCTCGACGGTTATCAGCCGACCCAGAGCCTCCGTGGCAAGACGAAGATCGTGACCGACTTCGGCGGAACGCTCGAAGACTGCGATATGTGGTCCTTCGATGGTTCTTCAACTCAGCAAGCCGAGGGTGGCAGTTCTGACTGTCTGCTCCATCCGGTCTGCCTGCGTCCCGATCCGGGCCGTGTGAACGCTTGGATTGTAATGTGCGAGGTTCTCAACGCCGACGGGACACCGCATCCGTCGAACGGTCGAGCCTTGATTCACGATGATGACAATGACTTCTGGTTCGGTTTCGAGCAGGAGTACTTCCTGTTCGACGTCGACACCAACAAGCCGCTCGGATTTCCTGAAAAAGGCTACCCGGCGCCGCAGGGACCGTATTATTGCTCGGTCGGTGCGACGAACGCCTACGGTCGCGATATCGTCGAAGAGCACCTCGACATTTGCCTGGAAGCAGGCCTGAACGTCGAAGGCATCAATGGCGAAGTGGCTGCCGGTCAGTGGGAATTCCAGTGCTTCTCCAAAGGGGCTGCGGAAGCCGGCGACGAAATGTGGATTGCCCGTTATCTTCTCGAGCGAATCGGCGAGAAGTACGGCGTCGCCATTAACTGGCACTGTAAGCCGATCAAGGGCGACTGGAACGGCTCCGGCATGCACGCCAACTTCTCGAACACGGTTCTGCGTGAAGCCGGGAAGAAAGAAGCCTACGACCACATCTGCAAGGCATTCGAACCGCGGATCAAAGAACACGTCGATGTGTACGGCGCCGACAACGATCAGCGTCTGACCGGTCTGCACGAAACGCAGTCGATCGACAAGTTCAGCTACGGCGTCTCGGACCGTGGTGCGTCGATCCGCATTCCCGTCTTCACCGTCAAGCACGGTTGGAAAGGTTGGCTCGAAGACCGCCGCCCGGCATCGAACGGCGACCCGTACAAGATCGCCGCCGTGATTATTGAGACGGTCAAGAAGGCCTGCGAATCGCTGCCTGCTTGATTGTCTGCATGACAGAAGATCGATCTCTTCGCAAAAACGTCGGTCCCGTTCGGGCCGGCGTTTTTTGCTGCGCTCAACCGAGTTCGGGGCCTCCAATAACGGCAGCGAAATTCAGCCGTGACATGTTTTCCATTTTCAATAGGAGTCATCCGTGAGGCGCGTTACGCTTGAGTTCGTCGGTTGGACGTTACCGTCCTTTCGTCTCGAAGATTCACACAACCGGCTGAACGCTTGAGCGGAGAAGAGGAATCCATGAGTGTCGATCCGAAGGTCACTCCGTGTTTGTGGTTCGACAACGAAGGTGAGGAGGTGGCGGAGTTTTACACGTCCGTCTTCCCCAATTCTTCAATCGATTACGTCAACCGTTCAACCATCGAATGGCCCGGGGGTAAAGTCGGCGATGCACTCCTGATTGAATTTTCGCTGGCCGGTCAGCCCTATCAAGCCCTCAACGGCGGTCCACAGGAACCGTTTAATGACCGGATCTCACTTTCGGTTTCCTGTAAAGATCAAGAAGAAGTCGATTACTTTTGGGATGCCCTGACTTCTGACGGCGGCGAACCGGTGATGTGCGGCTGGCTGAAAGACAAATTCGGTGTCCGCTGGCAGATCGTACCGGAACCGTTGGAACGCATGTTGAGAGATCAAGATTCGGAAAAGGTCCGGCGAGCGATGGAAGCGATGCTGCAGATGGTGAAACTTGATTTAGCAGAATTGGAGCAAGCGTTTGAAGGCACTTAAGGTTCACGAATTCGCGGTAACGTCGAGTCGCCTGTACTTGGGTTATTTCACGAAATCTTAGTTTTTAAGCAACCTCTATGTCGCAGATGATAAATTTTGTGATCTTTCTAGTCTGCGCCACGGTCTCGGCGGCGGCCGATGATACCACTTCAGAGCAAACCAGCGAGTCGACTTCCCTCAGAGAAGAAATCCGACAGGCCGGAGAAGGATCGGCTGAGGAGCGGATGCGAGCGTTCGGTCGCATTCGACTTCGTTGGACAGGGACCGTCTTGGCGCGGGGCGGATTCTCAGATTTGCCGGTCCCACGCGAGGTCGTGAAGCAGCCGGAGAAGATGACCGATGACCAACTGGAATTAATAGCAAAAGCGTTAATCGAAGGCCTGCAGGACGACAGCAAGGATCTCCGCAATGCCGCGGCGTTGTGCCTGAGCCGAGCACCGCGAAGGACTGAGGGCATTGATCGGGGGATAGATATTGGACTTCGGTCGGAGCATCACGAAGTGTACTGGAATGTTTGCCAAGTACGCCCGGAGCTTCTGCCCGACCCGAAGCCTTACGTGGCGATGCTGATTGGCCGATTAACGGATGAGAGTATTGATGAATCAGTCAAACTGGGCTTATGGGTGGAATTCGACACGTTGCTGACCGGCTGGCGAGAACGGTTCAAGCCGCATGTAGAAACGGTCATCCGTAGTCTCGATGACATTCCTGAAAAATGCCGGCCGCTCGTTCTTAGTAGTCTGAATAAAGCCGGCTTTAATCCAGAGGCGGCCGAACAACTTTATAAGAAGGCTCGCGGATTTGAGCCGGAACTTAAGACATCGGCATTCTTGTCTTTGTTCAGTCATCCCGATTTCGCGACCGATCTGCTCTCGTCCTCACCTGAGATTCAAGGTCTCGTCAGCGAACGTGCCAACGCATGGTACGTGATTTTCCTTGAAACGGATTCAAGATACAACGCCGTTAAGAATGAGTTATTGAAGCTGCCCAACTTCCCGCCACTGGCGGCCGCATTCATCGGGGCTGAGAAATACCGCCCACAAATCGAGGCGAAACTCGAAACGGCGAACTCTTATCGCAAGCACTTCCTGAATGCGTGCCTGCGAGCGTGCGGCGGCGAAATCGATCGTCACATCACAATTAATTCTGAGTCCGACGGTAGGTTTAAACCTGATTCCGCGTGGCCCGGCTCTGACAAGCGGCGGCAGCCCGAACGGATGGGGGCACACGGCGATGGGGTGACTTACATCCTGATTACCGGGGAAGTGCGCGGGTCGGGTAAAAGACACCCGAAGTCAGTTCGATTCGTTCGTCGTAATGACTCGATGCTGATGGGTCAGGCCATCGAAGCGGACATACCGCGCAAGTACGATCCGCAAACGGGGCGTTTTCTGCTGCAGACTCATATCTTCGCGGCGTACTCGTTCCGACCGGGACCGGAGCCGGGGCCGTATCAGACGGGGAGTGCATTGATTCGCGTCGAAGCGCCCGGCTACAAACCCTTGGACGTGCGGTTCTTCGATGAGATGCCACACGTCGTGATCGAATTGGAACGGCAGCCCGATTCAGAATAACTGGCGAATCGACTGTAGTTCCGCCCAGCCCAAGTCGCCGTACTGAAATTATTGATATGAAACGCGTCCGAACCGGTGGCGGGTGGCCCGCCGTCTTATATTCGCTCTCGAAGGCCCGGCAGGTCGGGGGGCCGTGGAAGCTGTGGAAGGCGCTGCGAAGCCGGAATGCCTGTAAGACCTGCGCGGTCGGGATGGGCGGGCAGAAGGGGGGCATGGTCAATGAGCGTGGGACCTTTCCCGAGGTCTGCAAGAAGGGCATGCAGGCCATGGTCGCCGACATGCAGCCGGGAATCGAGACATCGTTCTGGGCGGAACGCTCGATCCCGCAACTGCGGGCGATGTCGCCGCGCGATTTGGAGCATAGCGGTCGGCTGACGCAACCGGTCCGCGTTCGCAAAGGCGAATCGCACTACACGCCCATCTCTTGGGATGAGGCGTACGAGTCGATCGTGCGAAAGCTGAAGTCGCTCCCCGCCGACGAGACGTTCTGGTACTTCAGCGGGCGAAGTTCGAACGAGGCGGGCTTCCTGCTGCAACTGTTCGCGCGGATGTACGGCACAAACAACGTCAACAATTGCAGCTTCTATTGCCATCAGGCGAGCGGCGTCGGATTGACCAACACCTTCGGCTCCGGCACGGCGACCTTGGTGCTGGATGACGTCGAGCATGCCGACCTCGTGTTCGTGATCGGCGGGAATCCGGCGAGTAATCACCCGCGGCTGATGAGCACGCTCAAACACGTTCGGCGGCGCGGCGGCGAAGTGATTGTGATCAATCCGGTCGTTGAGACCGGCCTCACGAACTTCAGCGTGCCGAGCGATCCGTGGTCGCTGCTGTTCGGGACGAAGATCGCCACGCTCTATGTGCAGCCGCATATCGGCGGAGACCTCGCGCTGCTCACGGCGATCGGCAAACGGGTCGTTGAACGCGGCGCCCACTTCGAGGACTTCCTCACAAACTACACCGACGGTTGGCCCGAGCTGAAGCAGCGGCTCGCCGAGGCGGATATCAACGAACTGTCGCAATTGGCCGGTGTGTCGATCGAGCAGATTGACGAGATCACCGACCGCTATTGCAAGGCGAAGAACGCCGTTTTCAGTTGGACGATGGGCATCACGCATCAAGCGCACGGGGTCGAAAACGTCGAGGCGATCGGCAATCTCGCCCTACTCCGCGGCATGGTCGGGCGAACGCACGCCGGGCTGCTGCCGATCCGCGGGCACTCCAACGTGCAGGGCATCGGCTCGGTGGGAGTCACGCCGAAATTGAAGGACGCGATCTTCGAACGGCTGCAGTCGAACTACAATGTCGACCTGCCGACCTCGCCGGGGCTCGATACTCTCGCCTGCATGGAGGCGGCTCACGACCACAAGTTGAAGCTGGGTTTTTGCCTCGGCGGAAATCTGTATGGTTCCAATCCCGACTCGCCGTACGCAGCGGAGGCGCTTTCGCGACTGGAGTCGATCGTCTACCTCAGCACGACGCTCAACACAGGACACGCCCACGGCTTGGCCGATGAGACGATCATCCTGCCGGTACTCGCGCGGGACGAAGAGCCGCAGCCCACGACGCAAGAGTCGATGTTCAATTACGTCCGTCTCAGCGACGGTGGCCCGGCCCGACATGAGGGGCCCAGGAGCGAAGTCGAGGTAATCTCACATATCGCCCGGCGAGTACTCGACTCATCCGGCCCGGTCGATTGGGCGGCGATGGAGAACACGAGCCGCATCCGAGAGATGATCGCGAAAGTGGTTCCGGGTTTCGACAAGATTGAGCAGATCGATCGTTCGAAAGAAGAGTTCCAGATCGCCGGGCGGACGTTTCACGAACCGCAGTTCCCGACGGCATCCGGCAGAGCTCAACTGCATGTGCACGAGATCCCTGACACTCGGCCGGCGGAGGGAAGGCTCACCATGATGACCGTCCGCAGCGAGGGGCAATTCAATACGGTCGTCTACGAAAACACCGACCTCTACCGCGGCATCGATCGGCGGGACGTCGTGCTGATTCATCCGGACGACTTCGAACCGCTGGGGCTGACGCCGAATGAGCGGGTGAAGGTGAAGAGTTCGAACGGCGAGCTCTTCCCGATCGAGGCCCGGCCGTTTGACAGCATCCGCCCGGGGGCATGTCTGATGTATTACCCGGAAGCGAACGTGCTGGTGCCCCGGCGGAGTGACCCTCGTTCGAAGACGCCGGCCTTCAAGGCGATTGAAGTGACGTTGGAGCCGATCTCAGCGGGAGCGGCAGTTGTTGGTTAGGCGGGCTGTCTTGAGGACGTCGTGATTTGCTCGTTTCGTCCCTTGCTGCGGTGCGGACTTGTTTGTCGGCGGGATCGACCTGTGGACGAATTTCTCGTGGCGCGTGGCGATCTGTGGCTCTCTCTGACACGATGGCGGATCGTCAACACGATGAGACCGCTACTGCAGAGGGGCACCTATGGAGTCGAACTGGGCGAAGAATATCGGTCGCGATCTCGCCGCGAGTGTCGTGGTCTTCCTGGTAGCGCTGCCATTGTGTCTGGGTATCGCATTGGCCTCTCGCGCGCCGGGGATGGAAGAGGGCCTCAACGTCCCTTTGTTTTCCGGCCTACTCGCGGGCATCGTGGGCGGCATTGTCGTCGGTTCGCTCAGCGGCTCGCACACCAGCGTCTCCGGCCCGGCGGCCGGCTTGACGGCGGTTGTGGCGATGCAGATCGAGGCGCTCGGGTCCTATCAGGCGTTCGTGGCCGCGGTCGCTGTGGCGGGATTCATTCAGATATTACTCGGCGTACTTCGGGCGGGTTTCATCTCCGCATTTTTCCCGTCGAGCGTAATTAAGGGGCTGCTTGCGGCGATCGGGGTCATCCTGATCTTGAAGCAAATCCCGCACGTGCTAGGGCGCGACTCTGATCCCGAGGGCGACATGTCGTTTTCGCAGCCCGATCACCACAATACTTTTACGGAATTGTGGGCCGTCGTGACGGATGTGACAAGCGGGCACGTGGTCTTGGGGGCGGCAATCATCGGTGTCGCTTCGCTCGTATTCCTCGTGCTGAGCGATCGATTCGCCTTCTTTAAAAAAGTACCCGTCCTCGCGCCCGTGACGGTAGTCGCTTTCGGATTTATTATGCGGTGGCTGTTTAACACATCCGGCGGCCCGCTACTGGCAGTTCAAGGCGAGCACCTCGTCAATGTTCCCGTCGCTCAGGGGCTTCAAAACTTCGACCAATTCATCGTGTGGCCGGATTGGTCCCACTATTTAAACCCGCAGTTTTATATTGCCGCCGTGACCGTCGCGATTGTCGCGTCCTTGGAGACGCTGCTTAACTTGGAAGCGGTCGACAAACTCGACCCGAAACAGCGGAACTCGCCGCCCGACCGGGAACTGTTTGCGCAAGGCTGCGGGAACGTTGTCTCCGGCATGTTCGGCGGTCTCCCGATCACGTCGGTCATTGTCCGCAGTTCAGTCAATGTGCGGTCCGGCGCCGTGACCAAGCTTTCGGCGATCGCACACGGATTTATTCTGGTCGGGTTCTGCTTTTTCGGGCCGCAGGTACTCAATTCCATTCCGCTATCGTGTCTGGCCGCGATTCTTCTCCACACCGGTTTTAAGCTCGCCAATCCGGAGCTATTTAAGCAGATGTGGCGGGAGGGTTGGAATCAGTTCCTCCCGTTCATCATTACTGTGACCGCGATCGTGCTGACCGACCTGCTGATCGGGATCATTATTGGTCTCGTCTTTGCGATCGGTTTCATCTTGAAGAGCAATCTCCGCCGACCGCTGCACCTGATTCGAGAGAATCATGTCAGCGGCGAAGTGCTGCGAATCGAACTCGCCAATCAGGTCAGCTTTCTCAATCGGGCGGCGTTGTTGCGGGTGCTCGAGAACGTGCCGGCAGGCAGCCGGGTGCTGCTCGACGCTCGTTCGACTGACTACATTGACCCGGACGTTCTCGACTTAATAAGTGACTTTAAGAAGGAGACGGCCCCGGCGAAGAACATCTCGGTCAGCCGGATCGGCTTTAAGGATCGCTATGTTGACGGGGACGAGATTGAGTTCATTGATTTCTCGACGCGGGAGCTGCAGGAGAATATGCGGCCTGAGCACGTGTTGCAGGTGCTCAAGGACGGCAACGAGCGATTCCGCACCGGCCACAGTTTGACAAGAAACTACACGAAGGCGATTCATGAAACTGCTGAGGGGCAATTTCCGCTCGCTTGCGTCGTGAGCTGCATCGATTCGCGGAATCCGACCGAAATCATTTTTGACCTCGGCGTCGGCGACGTCTTCACCGTGCGGATCGCCGGCAATGTCGTCAAAGAGAAGGTGATGGCGAGCATTGAATACGCCTGCGCCGTCGCGGGGGCGAAGCTCGTCGTGATTCTCGGGCACACCCGTTGCGGCGCCGTCACGGCGGCCGTCAACCTCGCCGAGCAGAACGCAGACCCCGCCGAGGCAACCGGCTGCGAGCACCTCGCGGCGGTCGTCAACGAAATTCAGAAGTCGATCGAACCGGCGCGACAATTAAATGAAACCCGTCAGGCGCTAAAGCAAACCCGTTGGGCACCGAAATCGTCATCTGTCGAACCGGAGGATGACTTCCCTGATATCGTCGCCCGGGCGAATGTCGATCGCATGATGCATGTCTTACTGGAGCAAAGTCACACGATGGCCAAGCTGTGCGACGAAGGCAAAATCGGCGTGGTCGGCGGAATGTACGATGTCCGAACCGGGGGTGTTGAGTTCTTCGAGAGCGCCCCCAGCAGCCTGCTCGAGCAATCTCCTCCCGAAGTGCAGCCGCCGGAGCGGGAGCAAACCGTGGTGCAGTCGAACGGGCAGTGATGCGGACAGCGCATGTGATTACGCGGATGATCATCGGCGGGGCACAGGAGAATACCTTGCTGACCGTCGAGGGGCAGCACCGCGATTATGGCGACGAGGTCGCCCTCGTGACCGGGCCGACTATCGGGCCGGAAGGAAGCCTGATCGACAGGGCTCGACGCGGCGGCTTTCCCGTCATTGAAGTGCCGAATCTGATCCGCGCCGTCTCGCCGATTGACGAGTGGAAGGCCCTTCGGCAATTGACCGAGGCGCTGTGCGAATACGCGCCA contains:
- a CDS encoding bifunctional SulP family inorganic anion transporter/carbonic anhydrase; its protein translation is MESNWAKNIGRDLAASVVVFLVALPLCLGIALASRAPGMEEGLNVPLFSGLLAGIVGGIVVGSLSGSHTSVSGPAAGLTAVVAMQIEALGSYQAFVAAVAVAGFIQILLGVLRAGFISAFFPSSVIKGLLAAIGVILILKQIPHVLGRDSDPEGDMSFSQPDHHNTFTELWAVVTDVTSGHVVLGAAIIGVASLVFLVLSDRFAFFKKVPVLAPVTVVAFGFIMRWLFNTSGGPLLAVQGEHLVNVPVAQGLQNFDQFIVWPDWSHYLNPQFYIAAVTVAIVASLETLLNLEAVDKLDPKQRNSPPDRELFAQGCGNVVSGMFGGLPITSVIVRSSVNVRSGAVTKLSAIAHGFILVGFCFFGPQVLNSIPLSCLAAILLHTGFKLANPELFKQMWREGWNQFLPFIITVTAIVLTDLLIGIIIGLVFAIGFILKSNLRRPLHLIRENHVSGEVLRIELANQVSFLNRAALLRVLENVPAGSRVLLDARSTDYIDPDVLDLISDFKKETAPAKNISVSRIGFKDRYVDGDEIEFIDFSTRELQENMRPEHVLQVLKDGNERFRTGHSLTRNYTKAIHETAEGQFPLACVVSCIDSRNPTEIIFDLGVGDVFTVRIAGNVVKEKVMASIEYACAVAGAKLVVILGHTRCGAVTAAVNLAEQNADPAEATGCEHLAAVVNEIQKSIEPARQLNETRQALKQTRWAPKSSSVEPEDDFPDIVARANVDRMMHVLLEQSHTMAKLCDEGKIGVVGGMYDVRTGGVEFFESAPSSLLEQSPPEVQPPEREQTVVQSNGQ
- a CDS encoding glutamine synthetase beta-grasp domain-containing protein, whose translation is MSSKTKLEYIWLDGYQPTQSLRGKTKIVTDFGGTLEDCDMWSFDGSSTQQAEGGSSDCLLHPVCLRPDPGRVNAWIVMCEVLNADGTPHPSNGRALIHDDDNDFWFGFEQEYFLFDVDTNKPLGFPEKGYPAPQGPYYCSVGATNAYGRDIVEEHLDICLEAGLNVEGINGEVAAGQWEFQCFSKGAAEAGDEMWIARYLLERIGEKYGVAINWHCKPIKGDWNGSGMHANFSNTVLREAGKKEAYDHICKAFEPRIKEHVDVYGADNDQRLTGLHETQSIDKFSYGVSDRGASIRIPVFTVKHGWKGWLEDRRPASNGDPYKIAAVIIETVKKACESLPA
- a CDS encoding serine/threonine protein kinase, which codes for MSRTAPRSGIILSGTDPNLPPGNVGEFEKYTDFQEMARGGKALLTECYDRIIGRTVVMKRLLPKFAEDEQEQRRFLREARVTAQLQHPNTVPVYDLGRDDEGHTFFTMKRIYGENFHEILKKIAQGDEQTIEEYPVGRRIEVVADACLALAYAHALGVVHRDVKPENIWVGEYGQVILLDWGIAKVWGHYDDFQRDPKDPDAVPWDESIEVTQQLRTLTQAGQLVGTPLYMSPEQVLGHRYLDERSDIFGAGIVLYEALAIHEPFRGRNIRETFDRIIHEPPTPPHEKSPQYDIPPEASEIALKALSKNADERFQTMLEYVEALRNVARKIEP
- a CDS encoding FdhF/YdeP family oxidoreductase; the encoded protein is MKRVRTGGGWPAVLYSLSKARQVGGPWKLWKALRSRNACKTCAVGMGGQKGGMVNERGTFPEVCKKGMQAMVADMQPGIETSFWAERSIPQLRAMSPRDLEHSGRLTQPVRVRKGESHYTPISWDEAYESIVRKLKSLPADETFWYFSGRSSNEAGFLLQLFARMYGTNNVNNCSFYCHQASGVGLTNTFGSGTATLVLDDVEHADLVFVIGGNPASNHPRLMSTLKHVRRRGGEVIVINPVVETGLTNFSVPSDPWSLLFGTKIATLYVQPHIGGDLALLTAIGKRVVERGAHFEDFLTNYTDGWPELKQRLAEADINELSQLAGVSIEQIDEITDRYCKAKNAVFSWTMGITHQAHGVENVEAIGNLALLRGMVGRTHAGLLPIRGHSNVQGIGSVGVTPKLKDAIFERLQSNYNVDLPTSPGLDTLACMEAAHDHKLKLGFCLGGNLYGSNPDSPYAAEALSRLESIVYLSTTLNTGHAHGLADETIILPVLARDEEPQPTTQESMFNYVRLSDGGPARHEGPRSEVEVISHIARRVLDSSGPVDWAAMENTSRIREMIAKVVPGFDKIEQIDRSKEEFQIAGRTFHEPQFPTASGRAQLHVHEIPDTRPAEGRLTMMTVRSEGQFNTVVYENTDLYRGIDRRDVVLIHPDDFEPLGLTPNERVKVKSSNGELFPIEARPFDSIRPGACLMYYPEANVLVPRRSDPRSKTPAFKAIEVTLEPISAGAAVVG
- a CDS encoding VOC family protein, translated to MSVDPKVTPCLWFDNEGEEVAEFYTSVFPNSSIDYVNRSTIEWPGGKVGDALLIEFSLAGQPYQALNGGPQEPFNDRISLSVSCKDQEEVDYFWDALTSDGGEPVMCGWLKDKFGVRWQIVPEPLERMLRDQDSEKVRRAMEAMLQMVKLDLAELEQAFEGT